One Oenanthe melanoleuca isolate GR-GAL-2019-014 chromosome 3, OMel1.0, whole genome shotgun sequence DNA segment encodes these proteins:
- the YPEL5 gene encoding protein yippee-like 5 has translation MGRIFLDHIGGTRLFSCANCDTILTNRSELISTRFTGATGRAFLFNKVVNLQYSEVQDRVMLTGRHMVRDVSCKNCNSKLGWIYEFATEDSQRYKEGRVILERALVRESEGFEEHVPSDNS, from the exons atgggaagaatttttttggaTCATATTGGTGGCACTCGCCTGTTCTCCTGTGCAAACTGCGACACAATCCTGACCAACCGCTCTGAGCTCATCTCCACTCGCTTCACAGGGGCCACAGGAAGGGCCTTTCTTTTTAACAAG GTGGTGAACCTGCAGTACAGCGAAGTTCAGGACCGGGTCATGCTCACTGGCCGCCACATGGTCCGGGACGTGAGCTGCAAGAACTGCAACAGCAAACTGGGCTGGATCTATGAGTTTGCCACCGAGGACAGCCAGCGCTACAAGGAGGGCCGCGTCATCCTGGAGAGAGCCTTGGTGCGGGAGAGCGAGGGCTTCGAGGAGCACGTCCCGTCCGACAATTCCTGA